From Pedobacter indicus, a single genomic window includes:
- a CDS encoding SGNH/GDSL hydrolase family protein gives MKRFNLLYILISVFIFACKPSIDTPQTSAGDVDFSTYIAVGNSLTAGFADGGLYLEGQKVAFPNLMAEQMKSVGGGDFMSPFFDEQHANGSGYLRLTAITEGTPQLESVTENLAYRDQDKHLIKYTDPIQNLGVPGMRLDLAFYEPFSQANNYFERLLPDGEQKSYFDFVAEHEHTFFSFWLGNNDVLGYATAGGVTTGPTSTLTDQSQFAALYNNFLTALTAGGQKGVVATIPNVTSIPFFTTVTIQALIDGAKAASPENADQIENIFIQDENAVVVGLPPGVRPATDEDLVVLPFMSAGLLGKPNASGIPYGLHPLNPVEDHYILDKAEAAIVQDYINSYNETIVNAAASHGLAVADVYSYLNEVKDGVLINGAGVSATFITGGAISLDGIHLTPKGNALIANLMIKAINEQYGAKLPIVDVNQYSGVRFP, from the coding sequence ATGAAAAGATTCAATTTATTATATATTCTCATTAGTGTATTTATTTTCGCTTGTAAGCCCAGTATAGACACTCCACAAACCTCGGCAGGTGATGTGGATTTTAGCACCTATATTGCCGTTGGAAATTCACTGACAGCAGGTTTTGCAGATGGAGGCCTCTACCTCGAAGGACAAAAAGTCGCCTTCCCGAACCTGATGGCTGAACAAATGAAATCTGTTGGTGGCGGTGACTTTATGTCGCCATTCTTTGATGAGCAGCACGCCAACGGTTCCGGCTATTTACGGTTAACCGCCATTACAGAGGGAACCCCTCAGCTGGAAAGTGTTACTGAAAATCTAGCTTATCGTGATCAGGATAAACACTTGATCAAATATACCGACCCTATCCAAAATCTCGGAGTCCCAGGCATGCGTCTAGATTTAGCCTTCTACGAGCCTTTTAGTCAGGCTAATAATTATTTCGAAAGACTTCTTCCAGATGGGGAGCAGAAAAGCTATTTTGATTTTGTAGCCGAGCATGAACATACATTTTTTTCTTTTTGGTTAGGTAATAATGATGTTTTAGGTTACGCCACCGCGGGTGGTGTTACAACTGGTCCTACCAGCACACTCACTGATCAATCACAATTTGCCGCTCTATACAATAATTTTCTAACGGCATTGACGGCGGGAGGACAAAAAGGTGTTGTCGCCACGATCCCTAATGTTACCTCTATTCCATTTTTTACAACTGTAACCATTCAAGCCCTGATTGACGGAGCGAAGGCCGCCAGTCCAGAAAATGCAGACCAAATTGAAAATATCTTTATTCAAGACGAAAATGCCGTTGTCGTTGGTCTACCTCCCGGAGTTCGTCCTGCTACGGACGAGGATTTGGTTGTTCTGCCCTTCATGTCCGCAGGTTTGCTTGGCAAACCCAATGCCAGCGGAATTCCTTATGGTTTACATCCTTTGAACCCTGTTGAAGATCACTACATTTTGGATAAAGCGGAAGCTGCCATTGTCCAGGATTATATCAACTCCTACAATGAAACCATCGTCAATGCAGCTGCTAGCCACGGTTTAGCGGTAGCAGATGTCTATTCCTATTTAAATGAGGTCAAAGATGGCGTTCTTATTAATGGGGCAGGGGTTAGTGCAACTTTTATAACGGGTGGAGCGATCTCACTGGATGGGATTCATCTGACTCCGAAAGGCAATGCATTAATCGCTAATTTGATGATTAAAGCAATTAACGAGCAATATGGTGCCAAGCTACCGATTGTTGATGTTAACCAGTATTCAGGAGTACGTTTTCCTTGA
- the rpoC gene encoding DNA-directed RNA polymerase subunit beta' yields MSYKKDNKIKSNFTSITISLSSPEVILERSSGEVLKPETINYRTYKPERDGLFCERIFGPVKDYECHCGKYKRIRYKGIVCDRCGVEVTEKKVRRERMGHINLVVPVAHIWYFRSLPNKIGYLLGLPTKKLDMIIYYERYVVIQPGIKEDDGINYMDFLTEEEYLDVLDTLPKENQYLDDKDPQKFIAKMGAEALEELLKRLDLDQLSYNLRHQAANETSQQRKTEALKRLQVVEAFRGSRDRIENRPEWMIVKIVPIIPPELRPLVPLDGGRFATSDLNDLYRRVIIRNNRLKRLLEIKAPEVILRNEKRMLQEAVDSLFDNSRKVNAVKTEGNRALKSLSDILKGKQGRFRQNLLGKRVDYSARSVIVVGPNLKLHECGLPKNMAAELYKPFIIRKMIERGIVKTVKSAKKIVDRKDPVVWDILENVLKGHPVLLNRAPTLHRLGIQAFQPKLVEGKAIQLHPLVCTSFNADFDGDQMAVHLPLGNAAILEAQILMLASHNILNPANGTPITVPSQDMVLGLYYISKGRKTDDTRVMKGQGMTFYSAEEVIIAYNEGKVDLHAFINVKVNVRAQDGSVESKVIETTVGRILFNQRVPEELGYINELLTKKSLRDIIGRVVKISGMARAAEFLDDIKELGFQMAFRGGLSFNLQDLNIPDAKGDLIEQATAEVDEVMNNYNMGFITNNERYNQIIDIWTRINNRLTASVMKILSEDNQGFNSVYMMLDSGARGSKEQIRQLCGMRGLMAKPQKSGSSGGEIIENPILSNFKEGLSVLEYFISTHGARKGLADTALKTADAGYLTRRLHDVAQDMIVTEEDCGTLRGIYTTALKDNEDIVEPLYERILGRTALHDVYDPATNELLVKADQDIDEEIAYKIEQSSVDGLEIRSVLTCESKRGVCSLCYGRNLASGKRVQKGEAVGVIAAQSIGEPGTQLTLRTFHVGGTASNIAAESQIVSKFSGRIEFENVRVVERENNGEKQNVVLGRSGEFRVVDEDTKKVVMTNNIPYGSFLFVNDGDKVNSGDLICSWDPYNAVIISEFAGKVEFESIIEGVTYREESDEQTGHREKVIIETRDKTKNPAIRILDKKGELIRNYNIPVGAHISINDGEEAKVGAIIAKIPRSTGKTRDITGGLPRVTELFEARNPSNPAVVTEIDGVVTLGGVKRANREISIESRDGQIKKYLVPLSKHILVQDNDFVKAGMPLSDGSISPANILKIKGPAAVQEYLVNGIQEVYRLQGVKINDKHFETIVHQMMQKVHIEDPGDSMFLEKDNVSKWDFIEETNNMFDKKVVVDPGDSNELKAGQIVSSRRLREENSSLKRRDLKLVEVRDAIPATSSPILQGITRASLGTKSFISAASFQETTKVLNEAAIHAKQDDLLGLKENVIVGHLIPSGTGLREYDNIIVGSQEEYDKLLASKED; encoded by the coding sequence ATGTCTTATAAAAAAGATAATAAAATAAAAAGCAACTTCACGTCTATCACCATTAGTCTATCATCACCAGAGGTGATTTTAGAGCGCTCAAGTGGTGAGGTTTTGAAACCGGAAACAATCAACTACCGGACTTATAAACCTGAGCGTGACGGCTTGTTTTGTGAGCGTATTTTTGGTCCGGTAAAAGACTATGAATGTCATTGCGGTAAATACAAACGTATTCGTTATAAGGGTATTGTTTGTGATCGTTGTGGTGTGGAAGTTACTGAGAAAAAGGTACGTAGGGAACGCATGGGGCACATCAATTTGGTTGTACCTGTAGCCCATATTTGGTATTTCCGCTCGCTTCCTAACAAAATTGGATATTTATTGGGGCTTCCTACCAAAAAGCTGGATATGATCATTTACTACGAACGTTATGTAGTTATTCAGCCCGGTATTAAAGAAGACGATGGAATTAATTACATGGATTTCCTAACGGAGGAAGAGTATCTGGACGTATTAGATACATTGCCAAAGGAAAACCAGTATTTGGATGATAAAGATCCGCAGAAATTCATCGCTAAGATGGGAGCAGAAGCACTAGAAGAGCTTCTTAAGCGTTTAGATCTTGATCAGCTTTCTTACAATTTACGCCACCAAGCAGCCAATGAAACTTCGCAACAGCGTAAGACAGAAGCATTAAAGCGTCTGCAAGTTGTGGAAGCTTTCCGTGGTTCAAGGGATCGTATTGAAAACCGTCCGGAGTGGATGATTGTTAAGATTGTACCAATTATTCCACCAGAATTACGACCGTTGGTGCCTTTGGATGGAGGTCGGTTTGCTACATCAGACTTAAACGATCTTTACCGTCGTGTAATTATCCGAAATAACCGTCTGAAAAGATTGTTAGAGATTAAAGCTCCTGAGGTTATTTTACGTAATGAGAAACGCATGCTTCAAGAAGCTGTCGACTCATTGTTTGATAACTCGAGAAAAGTAAATGCAGTAAAAACTGAAGGTAACCGTGCCTTGAAATCCCTTTCAGACATTTTGAAAGGTAAACAAGGACGTTTCCGTCAAAACTTGCTCGGTAAGCGTGTTGATTACTCGGCGCGTTCCGTAATTGTTGTAGGTCCAAACCTTAAACTGCATGAGTGCGGATTGCCGAAGAATATGGCGGCTGAACTTTATAAGCCGTTCATCATTCGCAAGATGATTGAACGTGGTATTGTTAAGACCGTTAAATCTGCGAAAAAGATTGTTGATCGTAAAGATCCGGTTGTATGGGATATTCTTGAGAATGTTCTTAAAGGGCACCCTGTATTACTTAACCGTGCTCCGACACTTCACAGATTGGGTATTCAGGCGTTTCAACCGAAACTGGTTGAGGGTAAGGCAATCCAGTTACACCCGTTAGTTTGTACTTCGTTTAACGCCGACTTTGACGGTGACCAGATGGCTGTACACTTACCTTTGGGCAATGCGGCAATCTTGGAGGCGCAAATCTTAATGCTTGCATCGCACAACATTTTGAATCCGGCGAATGGAACTCCGATTACGGTTCCATCTCAAGATATGGTGTTGGGCTTATATTATATTAGCAAAGGACGTAAAACTGACGATACGCGCGTAATGAAAGGTCAGGGAATGACCTTCTATTCTGCGGAAGAGGTGATTATCGCGTATAATGAAGGTAAAGTAGATTTGCATGCTTTCATTAATGTAAAAGTTAATGTAAGAGCGCAGGATGGTTCTGTAGAAAGTAAGGTTATTGAAACTACCGTTGGAAGAATCCTATTTAACCAGCGTGTTCCTGAAGAATTGGGTTATATCAATGAATTGTTGACGAAGAAGTCTCTTCGCGATATTATTGGTCGGGTTGTGAAGATCTCTGGTATGGCGCGTGCAGCCGAATTCCTTGATGATATTAAGGAGTTAGGTTTCCAAATGGCATTCCGTGGGGGGCTTTCATTTAACCTCCAAGACTTGAATATTCCTGATGCTAAAGGTGATTTGATAGAACAGGCAACCGCTGAAGTTGATGAAGTGATGAATAACTACAACATGGGATTCATTACCAACAACGAACGTTACAATCAGATTATCGATATCTGGACTCGTATCAACAATCGCTTGACTGCTTCAGTGATGAAAATCCTTTCGGAAGATAACCAGGGCTTCAACTCTGTTTATATGATGCTGGATTCTGGAGCCCGTGGTTCGAAAGAGCAGATTCGTCAGCTTTGCGGTATGCGTGGATTGATGGCTAAACCTCAGAAATCAGGATCTTCGGGTGGTGAGATTATCGAAAACCCAATTTTGTCAAACTTTAAAGAAGGGTTATCTGTATTAGAGTACTTTATCTCCACTCACGGTGCTCGTAAAGGTTTGGCAGATACGGCATTGAAGACGGCCGATGCTGGTTACTTGACACGTCGTTTACATGACGTTGCGCAAGATATGATCGTTACCGAAGAGGATTGCGGAACATTGCGTGGTATTTACACAACTGCTCTGAAAGACAACGAAGATATCGTTGAACCTCTTTATGAGCGAATATTAGGTAGAACTGCTCTTCATGATGTATACGATCCAGCAACCAATGAATTATTGGTGAAAGCCGATCAAGATATCGATGAAGAAATAGCCTATAAAATTGAACAATCATCTGTAGATGGACTTGAAATCCGTTCGGTATTAACATGTGAAAGCAAGCGAGGCGTTTGTTCGTTATGTTACGGACGTAACTTGGCTAGTGGCAAGCGTGTTCAAAAAGGTGAAGCTGTTGGGGTTATTGCAGCTCAATCAATCGGTGAACCTGGAACTCAGTTAACACTACGTACGTTCCACGTTGGGGGTACTGCTTCTAACATTGCTGCTGAATCTCAGATTGTTTCTAAATTCAGTGGACGAATCGAATTTGAAAACGTGCGTGTTGTAGAACGTGAGAATAACGGTGAAAAGCAAAATGTTGTATTGGGTCGTTCAGGTGAATTTAGAGTAGTAGATGAAGATACGAAGAAGGTTGTTATGACTAATAACATTCCTTATGGTTCATTCTTATTTGTAAATGATGGTGATAAAGTAAATAGTGGGGATCTGATTTGTTCATGGGATCCATACAATGCAGTTATCATTTCAGAGTTTGCAGGTAAAGTTGAATTCGAATCCATTATCGAAGGTGTTACTTATCGTGAAGAATCAGATGAGCAAACTGGTCACCGCGAGAAAGTAATCATCGAAACTCGTGATAAAACGAAGAACCCGGCTATCCGGATTCTTGACAAGAAAGGTGAACTTATCCGAAATTACAATATTCCGGTAGGAGCTCACATTTCAATCAACGACGGAGAAGAAGCAAAAGTCGGCGCTATCATCGCAAAGATTCCACGTTCAACTGGTAAGACCCGAGATATTACAGGCGGTTTACCGAGAGTTACAGAGTTGTTCGAAGCTAGAAACCCTTCAAACCCAGCTGTTGTTACAGAGATTGATGGTGTTGTAACGCTAGGTGGCGTGAAGCGTGCTAACCGTGAAATTTCTATCGAATCAAGAGATGGTCAAATTAAGAAATACTTGGTGCCGCTTTCAAAGCATATCTTAGTTCAGGATAATGACTTTGTAAAAGCTGGTATGCCATTGTCAGATGGATCCATCTCTCCGGCGAATATCTTAAAGATCAAAGGCCCGGCTGCCGTTCAAGAATACTTGGTAAACGGAATTCAGGAAGTCTATCGTCTTCAAGGTGTGAAAATCAACGATAAGCACTTCGAGACCATCGTTCACCAGATGATGCAGAAAGTACATATCGAAGATCCGGGAGATTCAATGTTCCTTGAAAAGGATAATGTAAGCAAATGGGATTTCATTGAAGAAACCAATAACATGTTCGACAAGAAAGTTGTTGTTGATCCGGGAGATTCCAATGAGCTGAAAGCTGGTCAGATTGTTTCTTCTCGTAGATTAAGAGAGGAAAACTCCAGCTTGAAACGTCGTGACCTGAAACTTGTAGAAGTACGTGATGCTATTCCTGCAACTTCTAGTCCGATCCTTCAGGGTATCACCAGAGCATCGTTAGGTACGAAGTCGTTTATTTCGGCTGCTTCCTTCCAGGAAACAACGAAAGTGTTAAATGAGGCTGCTATTCATGCTAAACAGGACGATCTGTTAGGATTAAAAGAAAACGTAATTGTTGGGCATTTAATTCCTTCCGGTACTGGTCTTCGCGAGTACGACAACATCATTGTTGGTTCTCAAGAAGAATATGACAAGCTGTTAGCATCAAAAGAAGACTAA
- a CDS encoding DUF3467 domain-containing protein — protein MAGQDKPQELSIELSEEIAEGIYSNLAIITHSNTEFVVDFIRIMPGTPKARVKSRIVLTPEHAKRFLAAMKDNIKKFEDIHGQIDTNEVPPFPMNFGGPTAQA, from the coding sequence ATGGCAGGACAAGATAAACCACAAGAACTAAGCATAGAACTATCTGAAGAAATAGCTGAAGGGATTTATTCCAACTTAGCAATTATAACGCATTCCAATACAGAATTTGTTGTCGATTTTATACGCATCATGCCCGGCACTCCGAAAGCACGTGTTAAATCAAGGATCGTATTGACACCAGAACATGCCAAGCGTTTTTTAGCGGCGATGAAGGACAATATCAAAAAGTTCGAAGATATTCACGGTCAGATTGATACCAACGAAGTGCCGCCGTTTCCTATGAATTTCGGAGGGCCGACAGCTCAGGCATAA
- the rpoB gene encoding DNA-directed RNA polymerase subunit beta, translating to MANKDIRNERVNFATSKKVIDYPDFLDVQLQSFMEFFQLETTSDNRHQEGLFKVFSENFPISDSRNIFVLEFLDYFIDPPRYDIQECIERGLTYSVPLKAKLRLSCNDEEHEDFETIVQDVYLGTIPYMTPKGTFVINGAERVIVSQLHRSPGVFFGQSRHTNGTKLYSARVIPFKGSWIEFATDVNNVMYAYIDRKKKFPVTTLLRAIGYDSDKDILELFELADEVKVSKSGLKKLLGRKLAARVLKKWVEDFVDEDTGEVVSIDRNEIILERETVLEEEHIDMIIDSGAKTIILSKDDSSSNADYSIIYNTLQKDTSNSEKEAVEHIYRQLRNAEPPDEETARGIIDRLFFSDKRYDLGDVGRYRINRKLKLDTDGDIKVLTKQDIIAIVKYLINLINSKAEVDDIDHLSNRRVRTVGEQLYAQFGVGLSRMARTIRERMNIRDNEVFTPTDLINARTLSSVINSFFGTNQLSQFMDQTNPLAEITHKRRLSALGPGGLSRERAGFEVRDVHYTHYGRLCTIETPEGPNIGLISSLCVHAKINNLGFIETPYRKVEEGRVVVEEPVVYLSAEDEDGKVIAQANAEYDDKGNFITPRVKARLEGDFPIIEPERLDLMDIAPNQITSIAASLIPFLEHDDANRALMGSNMQRQAVPLLRAEAPIVGTGLEGRVARDSRTLINAEGNGVVEYVDANEIKIRYERTDDQKLVSFDDDIKTYRLIKFKKTNQSTCINLKPIVVKGQKVEKGQVLCEGYATQNGELALGRNLKVAFMPWQGYNFEDAIVISERVVSQDIFTSLHIDQFELEVRDTKRGEEELTPDIPNVSEEATKDLDENGIIRVGAEVRDGDILIGKITPKGESDPSPEEKLLRAIFGDKAGDVKDASLKTPPSIQGVVIDTKLFSRSKKTSKSEEKAALEELENRFNKATKSLKDRLVDKLFSIVNGKTSQGVYSVYKELLVAKGAKFTQKILTDLDYTNINPTKWTTDDDKNELIKQTLHFYNIKLNEELGAYKRDKFAISVGDELPSGIVQMAKVYVAKKRKLKVGDKMAGRHGNKGIIARIVRDEDMPFLEDGTPVDIVLNPLGVPSRMNLGQIYETVLGWAGQKLGVKFATPIFDGAETNEVEEWIKKAELPAGGKTYLYDGLTGVRFDQPTTVGVIYMLKLGHMVDDKMHARSIGPYSLITQQPLGGKAQFGGQRFGEMEVWALEAFGAANILQEILTVKSDDVVGRAKTYEAIVKGDNLPTPSVPESFNVLVHELRGLGLDITLD from the coding sequence TTGGCAAATAAAGATATTCGTAACGAAAGAGTAAATTTTGCTACCAGCAAAAAGGTAATTGATTACCCTGATTTTCTGGACGTGCAACTTCAGTCTTTTATGGAGTTTTTTCAGTTAGAAACAACTTCAGATAACCGCCACCAGGAAGGGCTATTCAAAGTATTTTCTGAAAACTTCCCAATTTCTGATTCGAGAAATATTTTTGTTCTTGAATTTTTAGATTATTTTATTGATCCTCCCCGCTATGATATACAGGAGTGTATAGAGCGTGGGTTGACTTATAGTGTGCCACTAAAAGCCAAACTTCGTCTATCTTGTAATGATGAAGAACATGAGGATTTTGAAACGATTGTACAGGATGTGTACTTGGGAACAATTCCTTATATGACACCTAAAGGTACTTTTGTGATTAATGGTGCTGAGCGAGTTATCGTTTCTCAATTACACAGATCGCCAGGTGTGTTTTTTGGCCAGAGTCGTCATACAAATGGTACTAAACTATATTCCGCAAGGGTGATACCATTTAAGGGCTCATGGATCGAATTTGCAACAGACGTAAATAACGTGATGTATGCATATATCGATCGTAAAAAGAAATTTCCTGTTACTACTTTGCTTCGTGCTATCGGGTATGACTCTGATAAGGATATATTAGAGTTGTTCGAACTTGCAGACGAAGTGAAAGTAAGTAAATCAGGGTTAAAGAAATTACTCGGAAGGAAGTTAGCTGCTCGCGTGCTTAAAAAGTGGGTGGAAGATTTTGTAGATGAAGATACAGGCGAGGTTGTTTCGATAGATCGTAATGAGATCATCCTCGAGCGTGAAACTGTTTTAGAGGAAGAGCATATCGATATGATAATCGACTCTGGTGCTAAAACAATCATTTTGTCGAAAGATGACTCTTCTAGCAATGCTGACTATTCGATAATTTATAATACATTACAAAAAGATACTTCCAATTCCGAAAAGGAAGCGGTTGAACATATATATCGTCAATTGCGTAATGCGGAACCACCTGATGAGGAAACAGCTCGTGGTATCATCGATCGCTTATTTTTCTCTGACAAACGTTATGATTTAGGGGACGTAGGTAGATATCGTATTAATCGTAAGTTGAAACTCGATACTGACGGAGATATCAAAGTACTGACGAAACAGGATATCATTGCGATCGTTAAGTATTTGATCAATCTTATTAACTCAAAAGCAGAGGTTGATGATATCGATCACTTATCAAATCGTCGAGTACGTACAGTAGGCGAACAGCTATATGCTCAGTTTGGCGTAGGTTTGTCTAGAATGGCAAGAACCATTCGTGAACGTATGAATATACGTGATAATGAGGTGTTTACGCCAACTGATTTAATCAATGCTCGTACATTATCCTCGGTAATTAATTCGTTCTTTGGAACTAATCAGTTATCGCAGTTTATGGACCAGACGAATCCACTTGCTGAAATTACTCACAAAAGAAGACTTTCGGCTTTAGGACCAGGTGGTTTATCGCGAGAGAGAGCTGGTTTTGAGGTTCGTGACGTTCACTATACGCATTACGGACGTCTATGTACCATTGAGACACCGGAAGGTCCAAATATTGGTTTGATTTCGTCATTATGCGTTCATGCAAAGATCAATAACCTCGGATTTATTGAAACACCGTACCGTAAAGTAGAAGAGGGAAGGGTCGTTGTGGAGGAACCGGTAGTTTACTTGTCGGCAGAAGATGAAGATGGAAAGGTGATTGCGCAAGCAAACGCTGAGTACGACGATAAGGGGAACTTTATTACTCCGCGTGTTAAAGCACGTCTGGAAGGTGACTTTCCTATTATTGAACCTGAACGCTTAGACTTGATGGATATTGCTCCAAATCAGATTACGTCGATCGCTGCTTCGTTAATTCCGTTCTTGGAACATGATGATGCGAACCGTGCTTTGATGGGATCAAACATGCAACGTCAAGCTGTACCGTTACTTCGTGCGGAAGCTCCGATCGTTGGTACAGGACTTGAAGGTCGTGTCGCGAGGGATTCACGGACATTGATCAATGCTGAAGGTAATGGTGTAGTTGAATATGTGGATGCAAATGAGATCAAGATCCGGTATGAAAGAACGGATGATCAGAAGCTGGTTTCTTTTGATGATGATATCAAGACATATCGATTGATTAAATTTAAGAAGACGAACCAAAGCACTTGTATCAACCTGAAACCGATTGTTGTAAAAGGCCAAAAGGTAGAAAAAGGGCAGGTGCTTTGTGAAGGATACGCTACTCAAAATGGAGAATTAGCTTTAGGGCGTAACTTGAAGGTTGCCTTTATGCCTTGGCAAGGTTATAACTTTGAGGATGCTATTGTAATTTCGGAGCGTGTAGTAAGTCAGGATATCTTTACTTCTTTACACATCGATCAATTTGAACTTGAAGTTCGTGATACAAAACGTGGTGAAGAAGAATTGACTCCAGATATTCCAAACGTTTCTGAAGAGGCTACAAAAGACCTTGATGAGAACGGAATTATCCGGGTAGGTGCTGAAGTTCGTGACGGCGACATTTTGATTGGAAAAATTACACCGAAAGGTGAATCTGATCCATCGCCTGAAGAGAAACTTTTACGTGCTATCTTCGGAGATAAAGCTGGAGATGTTAAAGACGCTTCATTGAAAACACCTCCTTCAATCCAAGGAGTTGTTATTGATACCAAATTGTTCTCTAGGTCGAAAAAAACGTCTAAATCAGAAGAAAAAGCTGCTTTGGAAGAGTTAGAGAACCGTTTTAACAAAGCAACGAAAAGCTTAAAGGATCGTCTAGTTGATAAGCTGTTTTCCATTGTAAATGGTAAAACTTCTCAGGGTGTTTATAGTGTATACAAAGAGCTACTTGTTGCTAAGGGAGCTAAGTTTACCCAAAAAATTCTGACAGACTTAGATTATACCAACATCAACCCAACTAAATGGACTACAGATGACGATAAGAATGAGTTGATTAAGCAAACACTTCATTTTTACAACATTAAGTTGAACGAAGAGTTGGGTGCTTATAAGAGAGATAAGTTTGCAATTAGTGTGGGTGATGAACTTCCGTCTGGTATAGTTCAGATGGCTAAGGTATATGTTGCTAAGAAACGTAAATTGAAGGTAGGAGATAAGATGGCAGGACGTCACGGAAATAAAGGTATTATAGCCCGTATTGTTCGTGATGAAGACATGCCGTTCTTAGAAGACGGAACTCCAGTAGATATTGTTCTTAACCCACTAGGTGTACCTTCGCGGATGAACCTTGGACAGATTTATGAAACGGTCTTGGGTTGGGCAGGACAAAAACTTGGAGTCAAGTTTGCGACACCTATTTTTGACGGTGCGGAAACCAATGAGGTTGAAGAGTGGATCAAGAAAGCGGAGCTGCCAGCCGGAGGTAAAACTTATCTTTACGATGGCTTAACGGGTGTTCGTTTCGACCAGCCAACAACGGTTGGTGTTATCTATATGTTGAAACTTGGTCACATGGTAGATGATAAGATGCACGCGCGGTCAATTGGCCCTTACTCATTGATTACACAACAGCCTTTGGGTGGTAAAGCTCAGTTTGGTGGTCAGCGTTTTGGTGAGATGGAGGTCTGGGCATTGGAAGCATTTGGTGCTGCCAATATCCTACAAGAAATCCTGACTGTTAAGTCTGATGATGTTGTCGGAAGAGCCAAAACATATGAGGCAATTGTAAAAGGTGACAATTTGCCAACACCTTCTGTTCCTGAGTCATTTAATGTACTTGTACATGAATTACGCGGACTAGGTTTAGATATCACTTTAGATTAG
- a CDS encoding OmpP1/FadL family transporter: MKNMKLFFWGIFFLLFTPISLLAQGFQVNLQGQKQSAMAGGGAALILDESTIFFNPGAMSFVDHNAVSGGINPLWFKSAFNQSGSNIVEHVENHIATPLAVYGLWGPTQSKWKVGLGVYTPFGGLVDWGNNWSGKYTVTSLNLKAIYIQPTFSYQLTENLGVGAGFVYNHGEVDLQRALPINHSDGTDASAQLTGTGAGYGWNAGIYYRMDNGFAISLVHRSKVITKLENGDAIFNVPESVRSNFPVGNTFNAELPLPSTTTLAFGYPINENTSLALDLSFVNWEVYKELAFDYAENTPILEDTRSERNYSNGGSAKLGVQHRLNPELIIRAGAAYVLTPVEDGYVTPEAPDADRMILSAGFGYEINQNWELNASFLYESIFERTQTNLETGLSGTFKTHVYAPGISIGYKW; the protein is encoded by the coding sequence ATGAAGAACATGAAACTTTTCTTTTGGGGTATATTCTTCCTATTATTCACTCCGATAAGTTTATTGGCTCAAGGCTTCCAGGTGAACCTTCAAGGCCAGAAGCAGTCTGCAATGGCCGGAGGAGGTGCAGCACTCATCTTGGATGAAAGTACTATCTTTTTTAATCCGGGTGCCATGAGTTTTGTCGACCACAATGCTGTTAGCGGTGGTATAAACCCTCTATGGTTCAAGTCTGCTTTTAACCAAAGCGGGAGCAATATCGTTGAGCATGTGGAAAATCATATTGCGACACCACTTGCTGTTTATGGCTTATGGGGGCCAACCCAATCAAAGTGGAAAGTAGGGCTTGGCGTTTATACACCTTTCGGCGGTTTGGTCGATTGGGGAAACAACTGGTCTGGTAAGTATACCGTTACCTCGTTGAACCTGAAAGCCATCTATATTCAGCCAACCTTCAGTTATCAACTGACTGAAAATTTAGGTGTCGGCGCCGGTTTTGTGTACAATCATGGTGAGGTTGACTTGCAAAGAGCACTACCTATCAATCACAGCGACGGCACAGACGCCAGCGCACAATTAACCGGTACCGGCGCTGGTTATGGATGGAATGCAGGTATCTATTATCGAATGGACAACGGCTTTGCGATTTCACTTGTACACCGATCCAAAGTCATAACAAAGCTGGAGAATGGTGATGCCATATTCAATGTTCCTGAGTCGGTCAGAAGTAATTTCCCCGTTGGTAATACCTTTAATGCAGAGCTGCCGCTGCCTTCGACAACAACCCTTGCTTTTGGTTATCCTATCAACGAAAACACATCCCTCGCATTAGATCTAAGTTTTGTGAATTGGGAAGTATATAAAGAATTAGCATTTGATTATGCTGAAAATACCCCCATTCTCGAAGATACCCGCTCCGAGCGGAATTATTCAAATGGTGGCTCTGCCAAGCTTGGAGTGCAACATCGCCTGAATCCAGAACTCATTATCCGTGCAGGTGCAGCCTATGTGTTAACGCCAGTGGAAGATGGCTATGTAACTCCCGAAGCTCCAGATGCAGATCGTATGATCCTGAGTGCGGGGTTTGGCTATGAAATTAATCAAAACTGGGAGCTAAATGCCAGCTTCCTATATGAATCAATTTTTGAAAGAACGCAAACAAACTTAGAGACCGGCCTGTCCGGTACATTTAAAACACACGTTTATGCGCCAGGTATTTCTATCGGTTATAAATGGTAG